One segment of Trachemys scripta elegans isolate TJP31775 chromosome 1, CAS_Tse_1.0, whole genome shotgun sequence DNA contains the following:
- the LOC117873219 gene encoding olfactory receptor 52R1-like — MSDSNTTDFTNLSTFILLGIPGLEAAHVWISIPFCTMYMIAILGNITILFIVKMEPSLHGSMYYFLCMLAIIDLVLSTSIVPKTLSIFWFNSREIEFSACLTQMYFIHCFSVMGSGIFVAMAFDRYVAICDPLRHSTILTNPVVAKIGLAVVLRGGIVVLPHPLLARRWPYCRTNIIPHSYCEHIAMVKLACADISASSYYELSVAFLLTGLDVFFITVSYIQILRAIFSLPTKDARLKTFRTCSSHLCVISASYIPPIFSFLTHRFGHNVPLHFHILIANVYLLLPPMLHPIIYGVSTKQIRDRLLQLFNHKGT; from the coding sequence atgtcagattccaacacaaccgacttcaccaacctctccaccttcatcctgctgggcattcctggccttGAGGCagcccatgtctggatctccatccccttctgcaccatgtacaTGATAGCCATCTTGGGGAACATCACCATCCTGTTCATTGTGAAGATGGAGCCGAGCCTCCATGGgtccatgtactatttcctctgcatgctggccatcATCGACCTGGTCCTGTCTACGTCCATCGTGCCCAAAACGCTGAgtatcttctggttcaattccagggagattgaattcagtgcctgcctcacccagatgtacttcattcactgcttctCAGTGATGGGGTCTGGGATCTTCGTAgccatggcttttgatcgctacgtggccatctgtgatcccctgagacattccaccatcctgacgAACCCCGTGGTTGCCAAGATTGGTCTGGCCGTGGTGCTGCGTGGTGGCATAGTTGtactgccccatcccctcctcgCGAGAAGGTGGCCATATTGtagaaccaacatcatcccccactCATACTGTGAGCACATAGCCatggtgaagctggcctgcgcGGACATCAGTGCCAGTAGTTACTACGAACTCTCTGTGGCATTCTTATTGACGGGTCTGGATGTCTTTTTTATCACTGTGTCCTAtatccagatcctcagggccatcttcagccTTCCTACAAAGGACGCCCGGCTGAAGACTTTTCGGACCTGCAGCTCACACCTCTGTGTCATTTCGGCCTCTTACATCCCACCTATCTTCTCCTTTCTCACACACCGATTTGGCCACAATGTGCCCCTGCATTTCCACATTCTTATTGCTAACGTGTACCTTTTGCTTCCCCCTATGCTACACCCCATCATCTATGGTGTGAGCaccaaacagatccgggacaggctTCTCCAGCTCTTTAATCATAAAGGGACCTAA